The Megalobrama amblycephala isolate DHTTF-2021 linkage group LG7, ASM1881202v1, whole genome shotgun sequence genome window below encodes:
- the dand5 gene encoding DAN domain family member 5, with protein MNFQISLFILLSVATLVGAFPRSAFHRDFHRHIAKDFESSGNGPDEPVRGSVRVVKLSPHFLRRAAGSHVPSKNSPSRGAFPAFLALGRPGPSALAHNNPAALLPQVSASSSSADARRKQGLEMWQKVMHKSERSKEAVALRINPKDMSKQSCAAVPFTQRITEDGCETVTVHNHLCYGQCSSMFVPSSGEARAQGAHCTRCGPSKSRTVLVPLRCGTEVRERRVMVVEECKCETSSEEVKVQNTERVHL; from the exons atgaactttcaaaTCAGCCTTTTCATTCTGTTGTCAGTGGCCACTTTGGTTGGCGCGTTCCCTCGCAGCGCCTTTCACCGGGACTTCCACCGACACATCGCGAAAGATTTTGAATCCTCCGGGAATGGACCAGACGAACCTGTTCGGGGATCTGTCAGAGTTGTCAAACTAAGCCCTCATTTTCTGCGACGGGCCGCCGGTAGTCATGTGCCGTCCAAAAACTCACCAAGTCGAGGTGCGTTTCCCGCTTTCTTGGCCCTCGGACGTCCTGGTCCGTCAGCTCTGGCCCATAACAACCCCGCGGCCCTGCTCCCTCAGGTGAGCGCGAGCAGCAGCAGCGCGGACGCGAGGAGGAAACAGGGTCTCGAGATGTGGCAGAAAGTGATGCACAAGAGCGAGCGAAGCAAAGAGGCCGTGGCTCTACGCATCAACCCAAAAGACATGAGCAAACAGAGCTGTGCCGCGGTGCCCTTCACACAG CGCATAACGGAGGACGGCTGTGAGACGGTGACCGTTCACAATCATCTCTGCTACGGTCAGTGCAGCTCCATGTTCGTCCCCTCCAGTGGAGAGGCTCGCGCGCAAGGAGCGCACTGCACGCGCTGCGGACCCTCCAAATCGCGCACTGTGCTCGTTCCGCTGCGCTGCGGGACAGAGGTGCGCGAGAGGCGCGTCATGGTCGTTGAGGAGTGCAAATGCGAAACTAGCAGTGAAGAGGTCAAAGTTCAGAATACAGAAAGGGTTCATTTATAA